In Schistocerca serialis cubense isolate TAMUIC-IGC-003099 chromosome 3, iqSchSeri2.2, whole genome shotgun sequence, the following proteins share a genomic window:
- the LOC126471279 gene encoding uncharacterized protein LOC126471279: MDDRRENGTVQRKKKLSLRGNKLRKKLSSYSEDTSPSSSATDETSTSLSSCDTSGCSASDTSSYSTSDTSYSSEDSSTSNNSTTSSGGSSSSSSAISSTEDSTSTASSSSVQDANTESSSSEDSSAQILADKTAKLRVWTSTDSDEGED, translated from the exons ATGGACGACAGGAGAGAGAATGGAACAGTCCAGCGCAAAAAGAAACTGAGTCTTCGGGGCAACAAACTTAGAAAGAAACTTTCTAGTTATTCAGAGG ATACGTCCCCGTCTTCGTCTGCGACTGATGAAACGAGCACGTCACTGAGCAGCTGCGACACGAGCGGCTGCAGCGCATCtgacaccagcagctacagtacgTCAGACACCAGCTACTCCAGCGAAGACAGCTCCACTTCAAACAACAGCACTACCTCCAGCGGCGGCTCATCTTCCAGTAGCTCCGCAATAAGTTCCACTGAAGACAGTACctcaactgcttccagttcctcCGTCCAAGACGCCAACACGGAATCCTCATCGAGCGAAGATTCTTCAGCCCAGATACTTGCTGACAAAACTGCTAAATTGCGTGTTTGGACGTCAACAGATTCTGATGAAG GTGAGGACTAA